The Bacillota bacterium DNA window TGCCGGCTAGATTATATGAGATACGAGTACTTATTCGTTGGGGAGATTCGTCTGATGACCAAGCCTTCGAATTGGCCACATTGGCGACATCTACAGGTCGGTTCCAGCCATGATTCAGGCGCAATTCTAGTGGAGTTTCTAGTTGCCCTGGCTGTCACCGGCCTGATAGTTACAATTCTCATGAGTACCTCCTGGTTACAATTGAGGGCATATCAGGCCACTATGGAGCAAAGCGAGGCCCTTCAGAATGCCTGGGCAGCGTTACTCTGGCTCAGAAGGGATCTTCAGGCGGCACGAGAGGTAACCGTCGCCCAACACGACGGGGTAGTAACCTTGGAAGTTCCACACATCTCGGCCCAAGATCGAACTGAAGTCAAATGGCGCTCCATCGAATATCGATTTCAACCAAGCAATGCCCAGTTACAGCGCAATATCCGGGGCTCATATAATATTGTAGCTGAAGGAGTCATTGGTTTCACCTTTTCTCTGAACTCTAAGCAGCATCTCGCCACCATAACCGTAACCACCAGGGAAGGCTCCAAGACTATTCAGATCACTACTAAAATCTGGCTCCGCAACATGAGGTAGCAGCAACATGATGGCAAATACTAGATCCGGTTCGGCCGTAATAACGGTATTAGTGTTAATAACTATGTTACTGACTATTGCCGGCGGATTGGCCTATTTGCACCGGGTAAACGGCCGACTGGCGCGCAATTACCTGGATGAGGCCCAAGCCATGTATCTGGCCGAAGCAGGGCTAGCTGTGGCTGAGACTGTCCTGCGGCAAGACCCAAACCATCGCCTGCCAGTTACAGGAGAGCTAAACACAGGCACCTACCGAGTCGAATTTCGGACCCATGGAGAACAACTCCAACAACAAAGACTTAGCTTACCAGTAGAAGCTACCGGTCGGGCCGGTGCCGCCAGGCAAACTCTGGTTGAGCTTTTCACCCTGGAGCCTTATCCTAGACACGAGACTTATGATTACGTTCTTTTTCATGGCACCGATCAAGCCAATCTGATTTTGTTGGAAGGTTCCCATATAGACGGCCACGTTTTTGCTAATGGAGACATTTCCATTTTGTCTGAGGTGACAATGAGGGGCACTTTGTATGCGAGTGGTACCGTATTGTCGGAACAGGAAGAAGATCTGGACACAGTCACTGGTGTTAATCCTATTGATTTTCCTGATCTTGACGCGGATTTTTACCGAAGCATTGCTGTTATAACCATTACCGGCCCAGCCCATGTTAGCGGCAGTGAAAACAGTGGGGGAGTCGTGTTTGTATTTGGCGACGTTGTAGTTACTGGAAACCTGACCCCTGGAACAGCGGTGATTGCTACCGGCAAACTTACCATCAGTGCCGGCTCCACAGCCACAGGCATGGTGCTTTTAATCGGTAAAGAAGGGATAGAGGTGGAGAGTTGTTCGCTGACGGCTGTCTTGTTTTCCCCGGCCACAGTGGCCTTTCAAACGCCAGCAACACTCACTGGAACAGTTACAGCCAAAAGGGTCATTTGCCACTCCGGTGTGCGGTTGTGTTATCTCGACCCAGCCAAACAAGAGCTGCAAGCACCGCTCCCTGGTCTTACAGTTACACGATCGAACTGGTACCAAAAGTTTTTCATACCGGTTGCCGATTAGGTTCGGAGAAAGGTTGTGATTGCGTGAATTTAATTAACACTATGGAGAGCGCCGTAGCCGCTCAGTTGCATGATATCCAGACTCGGTTTCCGCAAGTCTGCTTTTGTGATCGCTGTCAACGGGATATCCAGGCCTTGGCTCTTAATGCCCTGCCAGCGCGTTATGTAGTTACGGAGGAAGGTGAAATCTACGCCCGAACGGCTCAACTACGGCAACAGTATTGCACTGACATCACCATCGCCTTGATCCAAGCTATAACTAAGGTGCATAAACATCCGCGCCATAACCAATGTGAAAGAGGGTCGTGAATGCAGCAACAATTGCTGGGATTAGACATTGGGTCTGCAACGGCAAAATTCGTTGTTCTAAGTAGCAAAGGTCGGGGTTCGCGACCACCGGTTCATATTACAAACAGCGGTACGATAGAAATCCCACCTGGTTCTGTGGTGGCTGGAGAAATAGTGCAGCCGGTTGCAGTGGCGTCAGCCGTCAAGTCGGCGTTGCAGACAAGGGGGATAATGGTCCGGCGCGTAGCAGTAGCAGTAAACGGTTCTCACCTGGTTCTGCGGCGGCTAGATCTGCCGCCCCTACCGGTAATGCAGTTAAAACAACTGCTCAGGTGGGAAATAGGACGCTATGTCCCATACCCGGCCCAGGAAACAGAGTTTGGTTTCGTTTC harbors:
- a CDS encoding late competence development ComFB family protein — encoded protein: MNLINTMESAVAAQLHDIQTRFPQVCFCDRCQRDIQALALNALPARYVVTEEGEIYARTAQLRQQYCTDITIALIQAITKVHKHPRHNQCERGS